From a single Plasmodium yoelii strain 17X genome assembly, chromosome: 9 genomic region:
- a CDS encoding DNA-directed RNA polymerases I and III 40 kDa polypeptide, translated as MSNIKYKDQFVKMSQEGPRNATTTNFYGSYFLTENENFFDIKKFEENLEMKIIKNEENLLILEIKNLNVSIANALRRIMISEVPTIAIEKVNIFQNTGVIADEILCHRLGLIPFKFDADLLNYKDPYEKYNNLNCFCFKLHVKCNSINNNKNGNENYQCIYSKDLKWCPLNEEQKKKFENNPPKVVEDNILITKLGSGQEIELICFLEKGIGKTHAKWSPVCTAVYKMFPSFNFDVHEKFTNYEKKDLVTICPKNVFDIEESGNLVAKNPLDCSSCRACIEKYPQKITFQKTKNHFIFTVESTGCFPSADIFKKALNILKVKVINVKEMLEEQTS; from the coding sequence ATGAgtaacataaaatataaagacCAATTCGTTAAGATGAGCCAGGAGGGGCCTAGAAATGCTACCACTACAAATTTTTATGGTAGCTATTTTTTAACAGAAAATGagaatttttttgatataaaaaaatttgaagAAAACTTAGAaatgaagataataaaaaatgaagaaaacttattaatattagaaataaaaaatttaaatgtaTCAATAGCTAATGCATTAAGAAGAATTATGATATCAGAAGTACCTACAATTGCTATAGAaaaagtaaatatatttcaaaatacAGGAGTAATAGCAGATGAAATATTATGTCATAGATTAGGGTTAATACCCTTCAAATTTGATGcagatttattaaattataaagatccatatgaaaaatataataatttgaattgtttttgttttaaattacATGTAAAATGTAAttctataaataataataaaaatggaaatgaaAATTATCAATGTATTTATTCTAAAGATTTAAAATGGTGTCCACTAAATgaagaacaaaaaaaaaaatttgaaaataatccACCAAAAGTTGTTGAAGATAATATTCTAATAACCAAATTAGGAAGTGGACAAGAAATAGAacttatttgttttttagaAAAAGGGATTGGAAAAACACATGCAAAATGGTCACCTGTATGTACTGctgtatataaaatgtttcctAGTTTTAATTTTGATGTACATGAAAAATTTactaattatgaaaaaaaagatcTAGTTACTATATGCCcaaaaaatgtttttgatATAGAAGAGAGTGGAAATTTAGTTGCAAAAAACCCTCTTGATTGTTCATCATGTAGAGCATGTATTGAAAAATATCCACAAAAAATTACATttcaaaaaacaaaaaaccattttatttttactgtTGAATCAACAGGCTGTTTTCCTTCTGCAGATATTTTTAAGAAAGcattaaatattttgaaagtAAAAGTTATAAATGTTAAAGAAATGTTAGAAGAACAAACATCTTGA
- a CDS encoding DnaJ protein, putative: MKIYFPMISLLFFILTSNVNCLFKNVVSRFYCNEDNCYSILGISERASIEDIRSSYFRQLKNLKENYDIKKKKKIVQAYNVLINKRSRKYYDYYLKNPDSIINIVNLNLLFLFKLFKVILSIILIALFGILIQYINNKYEQKNILHKFSKHKDFRKKVQERIMLKYPQYKTYEIKEKQKIEKSIEIEIAQELYNQQNKYNNQNQGKVNIFKIIIIIKQIICFITWIIKWVIKYYILNCEYDESDKIFITRRCLNMSLDKWDALDDDNKKMLLKKELWVKEKKKEFLAEIKERERLEKISSAKYKKEKRMKKKGFSFNYND, encoded by the exons atgaaaatatattttccgaTGATATCTTTgctttttttcattttgacAAGCAATGTAAATTgcttatttaaaaatgttgtGAGCCGCTTTTACTGCAACGAGGACAATTGCTACTCCATATTAg GTATAAGCGAAAGGGCTTCGATCGAAGATATACGATCTTCATATTTTCGACagttaaaaaatttaaaagaaaactatgatataaaaaagaaaaagaagataGTACAAGCATataatgttttaataaataaaagaagcagaaaatattatgactattatttaaaaaatcctgatagtataataaatatagttAACTTaaatttactttttttatttaaattatttaaagtaatattatcaataatattaatagcTTTATTTGGAATTTTAAttcaatatataaataataaatatgaacaaaaaaatattcttcATAAATTTTCCAAACATAAAGACTTTCGAAAAAAAGTCCAAGAAAGGATAATGTTAAAATACCCacaatataaaacatatgaaattaaagaaaaacaaaaaatcgaaaaaagTATAGAAATTGAAATAGCACAAGAATTATATAatcaacaaaataaatataataatcaaaatCAAGGAaaagttaatatttttaaaattattattattattaaacagattatatgttttattacaTGGATTATTAAATGggtaattaaatattatatattaaattgtgAATATGATGAATctgataaaatttttataacaaGAAGATGTTTAAATATGTCATTAGATAAATGGGATGCTCTTGATGatgataacaaaaaaatgttattaaaaaaagaattatgggttaaggaaaaaaaaaaagaatttcTTGCTGAAATTAAAGAAAGAGAAAGattagaaaaaatatcaagtgcaaaatataaaaaagaaaaaagaatgaaaaaaaaaggatttagttttaattataatgattaa